The Parus major isolate Abel chromosome 12, Parus_major1.1, whole genome shotgun sequence genome segment cgGAGCCGCTccgccccccgcccggcccggcccggcccccgccccggTCCGGCTCGGCCCGGTGAGCAGCAGAACCCCCGCGGCCGCCCCGAGTGCCCCCCGCTCGCTCCGACACCGGCTGAGCCGGGCAGGGCACTGCCGGGACAGGGGCAAAGCCGGGATTAGATAGAGCTAGGTCCCGGCCGGGCACGGGCAGGACACGGGCAGGACACGGGCAGGGGAGGCAGGAACGGGCAGGACATGGATGGAGAAGGTGGAACACAGGCAAGACACAGCCAGATCCAGGCAAGGGATGGGCAGACTGAGCCAGAGCACCGGCAGGATGCAAGCAGGACATGGCCAGAGAAGGCAGGACACAACCAGATCcagacaggacacagggaagaCATGGCTAGATGCAAGCAAGGAATGGTCAGATGCAACTTTGgcacaggcaggacacagccagagcaggCAGAACCTGGCAGAcctggcagggcacagctcaACACCTGGTCCCCTggccccagagctcccagctcaTTCCCAGCCCAGTGAGAGGGGTCTCGGCCCCAGACCAAGCTTCACAGCCACAAACTGTTGCCCCAGGGTTTGTTCCCCCCTTGCCTGGCTTGCACCCTGCTCCCCAAGTCCTTGGGAGGAGTTCAGGCAGCCAGCATTACCCCACTGCCCACCTGCACCCCACGAAGCCCCAGCACGCACCAGCAGCCCGAGCACCAAGCTGGGGAAAACTTTGGACCATACAAAAAACAGGCACCAGCAGTGTTCTGCTCCAGATCTCTACCAATTGCCCAAACTCTTCCTAGAGCCATTTGGCTGCCCAGGGTCCTGCAGCATTGCATTCCTAGAGCTCCATCACTCAGAGACAAGAACAGGACAGTGGATGACCCAGGGGACAAGGGTGCTTCTAGGGAACTGCCCCGAGTAACCACCTCACCACCATGTGACTCAGTTTCccccctgccagctgctgcactTGCAGGCTGCGGGTGAAGGGCACTGCAGTGAGTCAGACACACTCTGCTGGATTCCCGTCCCCCCGGCAAACCTGGTTTGGGGAGGGAAAACTCAGAGAGTCCCCAGGGTCCCCCCTGGagtcccacagcagcaggacccGAGACCCCACAAGCCCCTCTCTTTTCAAGACTCTTGGCACAGACAGAGTGGGACACTGGGAGAGGAgggtgcctgggctgggggaccTGGCCAGCGTGGCCAGAGCTGAGGAGGACTGGAGGTGTGTTGTGCCAAGGGATGCTGGCACTGCCATGGTCCCGCTTCCCCCAGCAGATAGGTCCTGGCTCCAGCCTCATACACACCCTGGCAtcatcctggctgctgctccagcactgccgACGGCAGGAGAATGATGGCAAAGCCCCCCTGGTGCCCAGGTTCAGTGGGGTTAGGGGACAAGCACCGTTAATATCCACTGCCTGGCTCCAACCCCCTGGGAGCCTCAGCcaagcataaatatttcaggGGGCTTGGCAGGTTTGTAATAACTAGCAACAAAGATAAACACCGGGAAGAGCAATATTTTTCCATGTGGGCTGGAGgagtttaatattttatcactcagagcacaaaatatttatgaacaATCTTATGTCAATCACTGGCTGAGGACTAATCATGACCTTTCCAAGCCAGGGAGGACACATTCCCACCATGGAGAGACAGGCAGAcctcctctgcccctggcacccccaccccaaatcccagttttGGGCTGCCATGTTTTACCACCAGGAAACAatccctgggctgctggaggcACCAAGGGCACTCAGCAGGTGCTCTGGCACCTGCCATTGCCCCATGGCACCATGGCCATGCTGTCCAGGCTGCTTCCTTGTCCCATACTGAAAGGCAGGGAACTGGgaccagcacaggcagccctCCTTGCCTGcattccacagcagcaggacagacagaaTCAGGAAGGCACAGTGCAGGTAGTCTAGTGTCCCCTGCCACAGGAGGaggcccagcagcagctttgtaCCTGGGTTTATACTGGTTTTGCTCTCCACAGGTTCCCAGGAGGAGTGGAGATGCCacctccctccagctctgcccagctcagcacagcagctgggaccCTTCCTTCCCCACGTCCCCTGCAGCTTGCACAAGCTGGGGACAgaccctgtgccctgctgggttgcccaggcagagagaaagcctgagcagcagggatgcagagcGCCTGGGCAGCTCCTTGGCTCAGTGGAGGGTTGTGGGGGCAGCTCTCATCCACAGCCCACTGCCCACCATGGGGCAGGATGGCACAATCGGCCAAAGGACAAGTCAGCAACGCACCAGCCATCAGTGAGGAAAAGCATCCAATTTATTACATACCCTGAAGCGCCcgtggcagtgccaggaggaCCACATGTACACAGGATGTTTCCACTGTTCAGCAAGGGGAAGAGAAGAGGGGAACAAACCCAACTGACCCAACTCACGGCTCTTTGGTGCTAGAAAACATGGTGGtgcagcagagagaagctgtgggtgagAGGGGCACCAGCAGAGACGAGGGGGGACATCTCTGACATCCACCACCATCCCCCAGACACCTGCAAGGAGCCTGCAATGTGCCTGGACACACAAACTACAAATGCATTTCGCTGTCCCCCCAGCCGGCACCTAACCCTGCGCCACCAAGCACCACAGAAATCCCCCCCAcctcccagcacccccaaacACAGTCAAACACCCTTTCTGCAAAGAGGGAGAGCAGGTCCTGGGGGAATCAGCGACCAAAATCTCTTggctggagaggaaggagatgggaaaggcAACTGGTTCCCAGTAACTCAGACCCCAGTGGGAGGTGAGGCAGCCAGGTCTCTCTTTactcctctcctctctcagcAGCGATGGGCTCCTTGGTCCACTTGTCTGTGACCTCCTGGTTGCCTGTGTAGCCTGCATCAGGCAGCAGGCCCGGggctccctccccatccccgGCCACCTCCAGGTCCAGCTCCTCGAAGGAGGAGCCGCTGGCTCCCGACTCGCTGTAGCTGTGTTCGCTGCGGTTGTCCGCCTCCTCCCGGCCACGGCTgcctgggaagggcagcaggatggaggTGGCCACCGAGGTGTCTCTGCTGTCAGTTGTGGCCTCCATGCTGATGGAACTTGTCTCACTCATGGTGTCACCCCCTGGGATGGAGAGAGAATGAGAAAGAGTGAACGttgtgggaaggagggaatggGGATGGGGTGCCACAGCCTTCAAAGCCACCAGAAGCCTCTGAGATATCAGGCCACGGTAGAGACCAGCTCCTACCTCCTGTCACCTCCTATGCCTTTGAGATGTGACCAGATCAATGGGCTGAGCTCAAACTGCTCCCTGAAATTTGGAACCCCGAAGCCAACACAAGCACCAGCTTCCAGCCATACCCTGAGCTCCTGGCCACACCCTGGCCCCACGGCTGCTCCCCATGCACACACCAAGGACTGGCCAAGCCCTTCCTTTGGGAGAATGCATGCCTGTCTCTGGATGGCACCAGGAATGAGACAAAGAGCAGGAAGAACACTGTGCTGAGAGGGTTGCGTAGAGCTGCAGCATTGTTTAAGCACCCAAGGGGATGATGGCACAAGTGCAAGTCATCAGATGTTCTGTTGTCAGAAGCAGGTATGTAAGTCCAGCCTCATGCCAGGGCATCCTGGTGCCTTCAGCACCTGACAGCCTGCTCCCACTCCCTCCACGGCTCTCCCACAGCcggcagctctggcagcagtgTGAAGacaggcaggggagcagcagacATGTCTCAGGGTCCCAGAGGATAGGGGGAGCCTTCCAGCTCATTCTGTGCTTCTCCACATGACCTGGCTGCCAGCCACATCCCATCTCATGACCAGACCCCCAGGTGGATCCCTTAGCCcacctccccctccccagaTCCCTGCCTCATTAGCTCAATCGACAATACAATTAAGGAGTCGACAAGGAGAGGAACGTGTCAGATTGAGACCAGCAGCTCAGTACTGTTGCCAGAGCAACCAGCCAGGAGACAAACCCTTCCTGTTAAACATTAATCATTGTTAATTATGACATCACAGATCCATGTGGCTAATTATGACATCACAGCTCCACACTGTTAATTACAATACTTCAGCAAATATTGGGCAGGCTCTTTCATCATGGCCCTCCCTGCTCTACCTCCTCCCTGTCTGCCTTGTACCAGTGGGAAGTGAGTGCCAGGCTCTGTCATTTCCCAGCACCTCCATCCATGCTGGACTGAACACCCCTGCTGAGGATCATGCCCCACACCAGGAGGGAAACCAGGAGGAGTCCTCAGTGGAGGACTGAGGCTTGCCACCAACAGGGCTGGGAAGTGGCAAATGGGATCCTCTCTGCAGTCATCACTATCCTaggtgggagaggagagccCTCTTCTCCACactgtctcctgctgctgcagctccatcctcaGCTGCTGGCAAGGTGCTGCCTTGGGCTTCCACAGGCATTTCCAGCCTCctacagctcctgcagccatggtgcccaaggctgggctgcttgctctcctccagctgtgtCACAGTCACTGATCTGAAGGAGATTCACCAAGGAGGGAACTTTCCTTCCAAACATCCTTAAATCCTTTTTCTGCGCTGTTTTTCTTCCCGgcctgggcagctgccagcagaactGCTTGTAAATGGCAGTCCTCTGCCTCCTGAGCAGCATCATCCCACGGTCCTGCCGGCTGAGTGACGGCTGTTCCGGGAGGATCGAGCAGTGGTAGCAGGATGAGGGGTAGCCAGAAAGGATCCACAGACACAGTGCACCCACTGCTTCATCCCACCTGGATGGCATACTGGCTTACTCCAGGAAAAGAACCTGAGCCTCCACCCTCTCACCTTGGCAACCCTTttggcagctggcacagctcgGCCCCTCCCCAGGTGACCCCTCccatggaaagcaggaaagaacCACTGCCCACTAACACGCACCGCCTTCGCTGCAGCATCAGGGAGCACCTCAACATGGAAACTACATTTACTCTAAGTTAAAAAGGATGTTGTGCACGCTGCAGCGAGGCGCTCACTGAAGGGGACAGCAGCCACTGAGTGGGCGGCAGGAAGGCGAGAGATGCTGTCCCACCTGACAGGACCTCGGCAGGGCAGTGGGTCAGCAGGGAGCACCAGGGAAGATCGAGAGCTGCAGGGGATGAAAGGGAGTGGGCAGACCCTGAGCCTTGAAGACAAATTAGGGTTTGCAAGGTATTTGGTGGTgatctgaaaagaagaaataatctgATTTGGCCGCATTGATGGCCTGAGGTGACATGGACATGTTCCACCGTGGCTTCATGAAGCTGACTTACACACTGCTCCAAGCCACCACCGTAGGAAAGCACTGCTGTCCTCACTCTCATAGCCACCTTCCTCTCCCTTGCTCCAAGGGCAACAATAAATCGAGTCCTGTTTCCCTTCAGCCAGGCACTTTGTCACTGCTCTGTCACTTCTGATCATGTTCGAGCAGCCTCAGCTGGCAAATTTGCCCATTTCAGTAGCCTTGCTCTCCTCTCCACAGGAGAAGGCTGGCTCTGGCATGGCCACTCAGCCTGGCAAGGATAAATATCTGGGGTGGGCAGGGcaagagagctgctgctctgggattgTGTGGGGTCAGCTCTGATGGGGGGATGTGGCAGGAATATCCAGCTGTCCAAACAGGGAGGCCAGGAAGTCAGTGCAAGGGGCTCCAAGAGGGCAACCAAAGCCCTGTGGGAGGGCAAGCAGGGATTCAGCTCTTATCTCACAGGCATaggcttccagcagctgctacACCCACTTGTCCATCCTCCACACACTTTGTTGTCTGCCCATGGACCACTGCTTGTTCCTTGTATCCATGTTCCCAAGGCTGGTCCTTAGACCAGGAGCCAGTCCAACACCCTGATCCAGCATGGCTTTTCCCTCTGGCACATTGTGAGGTAGCAGCCATGCTGTTGAAACTCGCCCTTGACGTTGCTTGCTCAAGGATGGCACAGGCATCCCACTGCACTCTCACTCAGTAGGAACACAGAACCCAGGAGTTTTCATTTGGGAAACAGAGGCACAGCCTAGGTGAAGCCATGATAGGGTGTTGAGGAGTCCCCCAAAAGCCAGGGCCACCTAGGAAGAAGGGATATCAAGCAGCCAACTCCAAGAGACCAGCTAGGGAGGGTGCAACAGGAACCACTCACCCCACACTGCCAATGAGCCTGGTGGGGAGCTGGCTCCCCagacagctcagccctgtgccatACCAGGTGCTGGTATTCCCAAATCCAGAATGAGGGCAGGTTCTCctcctgtgtcacccctgtgtcacACTGATGCCTGAGCAGTGCTCTACTCCTGGTGCTCCTGGgccctttccttctcctcattcCATCAAATATTCATCACTAAATACAGTGTGCTGCCAGGgggcacagctcctctgtgatTGCTGAAGCTCACACACAAGcccaggagaggggctggggccCTTCCCAGAATGTAGAGGCAGGCAGGAACAGGCAGGGCTCTTTGGAGGATGGAAGCAAGCAAGGACGAGGCAGAACACGCCAGGAAAGTTGCTCTTCTGTGGCACTGGAGCTCAGCATGGGATGCCGTCAGTTGTACCTGAATGTTGTGGGACAGATTCTGCTCCAGGAAAATGGGCACCTGAGATTCTGGGCAGAGCCACATGCTCAGGAATCAtctgtgctcctgccagcaAGCCCATGTGGTGAGGCTGCTTTTGTTTGCCTTCACCTtccatgagcagcagcagggtcacACTGCAGAGCGCGCTGCTGGGAGGGAGCCGGGAGCGAGGACCCGCTGAGCACCACGCTGATGCCAAAGCCCCAGAAAACAATTAAgtacaaaacaaataattgtgATTGACACTGGCCCCCTGGAGACCCATCAGTTGCCTTCCTAAAATGCTTCCTGTCTTTCCGATGACCCTGATGATGACGAAGAAGGGACGGAATTGGTGCAGAGACAGTCACAGCCCCTGGCCCCTTCCTTGTGTGTTGAGTGTGTCCgtcctcagcagagctgccagcaccctgctctgtgcagagctgccagcaccctgctctgtgcagagctgccagcaccctgctctgtgcagagcagcagcagaaagcacagACCCTAGACCATGCCCCACAGCCTCTGTGGTCACTGGCTTCGCTCACAGCCACAGGcacccagcacctcccagggTGAGCTCAGGAGCAAGGACAGCAGATGACAGCCTAAATGGAGAGATGTGCTCCAAGGTCAGCAGGcttgagaaaacaaatgcaagcCTTTCTTACACTTTCAAGTTGCTTGGTACTGTCTGGCACCAGCCACAATGACAGGTGAGGAGAAATGGCAACACCTTCCACTTGGAACTTCTCAAATCTTCAATTCAAAGAAAGCATAATCCATCTGCTGGTGGGGAGTTTCATGAACTGTGACTGACCAGTGGTGCGTTCACACAGAGTGTTATGTTCACACTCAACATAATGTCCACTCTGAAATTGCACTCAATGCTCTTATCTCAGTattttgggaaaggaaagatgGGGCTTCTTCTGCTCCATGTCAGGACAGACAACCCAAAACTTCTGTGCATAAAGCATTCTCAGCTGCCTTTGGGAGGGGAAATGGGGCTCAGCACCTTCCCAGTCTCTACTTATCCATTGAGATAACTGGGTATCAAAGCCCTACACCTGGATTTGTGCATCTCAGGCATagccagaggagctggcagccacCATCAGGGACCACCACCTGCCCCCACTGACCCAGGAGCACTGTCTGAGCCTCTAGCAGGACAGGACCACTTGAAACATCCACACAAAGCTGAGAAGGATCAAGAAATAACCCAAATACAAACTGGGGTTGACTGGAGATCATGCTGACAGGCAGATGGGGACACTGCTATGCTCACcctccagctgggagaggagagccTAAAAACTGTCACAGACATCCTGGGATCTGCTGGGTTGTCAAGATCTCATGTCCATCACCCCACTGAAGGGGCTGTGACTAACTGGAGCTTGCTTCTAGAGGGACTTCCCAGGGAAGAAGGATAAAAAGGATGTGAAAAGAAGTTTTTCTTTGTCCAACTCAAAGATGGTTGCACAGACCCCAGCACATAAAATCATCGGGAAGGGAGGACCAGTCTCATTCCATAAGGTAATCTTCATGGGACCACCAAAGTCttcaggcaggagctgcacaagcAACCCATAGGTTTGCCACATCCTCAGCCAGAGCAAGGATGTGACACCCCATCAGATGTGGTTCTGCCACTGTGCCCAGCAGTGACAACCACAGTGTAATGTCCAAGCCCAACTCTTTAGTCTCACAGGCAGGGCCAACCTCacagttattattatttaagtTGGTTTTGTGCAGACTCAGCAGATGGCACTGCATCAGATTGCACTGACAAAAGCTCATCTACATGCCTGGAAGGACAGGGGTGGTGGAGGAGTTAGCCTAGaagtgctgctggggagctgagCCCAGAATGAGAAAGTCCAACGTCATTTGCCTTCTAAAACTGGGAAGACCTTCCTAGCCCTTCCTCCAGCATGGCAGGGGACTCCCCCTCTGTGGGCATGCTGGCAGTGGCATCCCAGGGAAAGCACCAAGAcagccagggcagtgattgCTCCAagcatccctggctgtgctgtgggatcATGCACTCCCtgagcaggacagagggaatgCATGCAGTTATCAAGGCACCACGCTCAAGCTGCTTTTGCTCCCATGGATCCTGCCATCCCTCTCCAAAACCAAGGGGTGACCACAGGAAGATGTCAGAGTGAGTGGGCTTTGGGGCACCTCTGGCCAAGCCGGGCTGGTGCCCCCAACAGCTGCCCCAACACAAGGCAGACAAGGAGGAGAAGAGCCAAGTGAGCACTGTGCCAACACAGGAcctggaaatgctgggaaaCAGCTCCAATTAGACTCCTCATTGCAACACTAAATGGACAGAGCTCCCAGAAAGCAATTCCCAGGCTTGCTTTTATGTGATTAAGAATTAAAGCGACCCAAACCTGAAGCTGCGTTAAAGCAAATGACCCAACTGCCCGGGAGGCGAGCACAGCCCTCATGGTTTTTTCATGCCCGTTACACAAGAGTGGGCAACCGTGGGGTGGGGGAGGcgcctgccctgccagcagccgGCTCTGATGTGCTGTCCAGTGCCTGGGAATGCTTGGATAGCCGGCTCCTACATCTCGCAGGCACGGGAGCATGTGGGCTGCTGAAGGCAACTAGCATTTTGGGTTACTATAGCACTGCTGTTCTGCGCCTACAGCCATTGTGGTCCCTTCCTGTATGAATACATCCAGGCTCCAACAAATCTTGCTGAGCAGATGCTCTCAGGCAACTCCACCACCAGCTACGGCAACCTGGTATTTAAGCTCTTTGCAATCCCAATATGTAACAGATGAAGATGAGATCAAGGAAGATGTAtatgacaaagagaaaaacaagccCAGCTGCAACTAAAAGCTGTGAGATCCAGCTCTGCACTGACAACACTGGGCCAGTGGCTTAACCCAAAACTGCAAGGGTTCCTGGGTGCTCCCCAAGGCATGGCATGGTATCTCAGGGGATGTCATCTCAGACCCTTGGGGATCAGCCCAGGGTGAGGTGAAGAGGTGTGATAAGACTTGGTGCTTGGGTACTAGGTGGGCACAGGTCAGTCCCTCTGTCTGCTcaggcagcaggactgggggTACCAGGACCCCCTCTGTGAGGGCTGATGCTGATCAAAGACAGAGCCCAAGCACAAGCCACAGATACCTGTGATGTCTGTCTGGGCAtcctctgccacagctgcagcagccctgctcttccTCTCCAGTTCTTTCATTTCAGGCACATAGAAGTCCCCTTGGCGGGCAAGGGGACACACGAAGTAGATGCGGTCCTGCTTGTAGATCTCGATCCGGGGATGGGCACACAGCTTCCTCTCCTGGAAGACACAAAGtagccatgggcagggatgtgccctcaccccccagcccagcagccccccACCACATTGACCTGCCGGCCTGGCCAGGTCAGACTGGTCCTCTTTGCCCACAGGCGTGGAGGCCTAGTGAGGAGCAGAGGGTACCATCCCAAAGCCACAGTGCTGCTTTCCCTACCACACCAGCTCCATGCACCAGAGCAGGCAGGTTTGTCCCTGGAGGTAAGCAGCCAGCTGGGCTCCAGGAGGAGATGCTGAAGACACCTAGCTCAGCCTTGTTTTTGATGTGGTTATTTTGGACTGGAGTGAGGGGTTTTGGGGAGCCAGGCAGCTGCTTTGCACAGACCTGCCAGATGTCTGgttcctcccagcagcacagccccacaaacagcacagccccacgagcagcacagccccatgaGCAGGCGTAGCACCTCTCTGCTAATTAATATAATCCAGAGCCGACAGCTCAAGCAGCTCCTTTCAGAACCACAAGGGCAGGGGGAATGGGAGATGAATCCTTGGCATTTCAGACAAgtccccctcctccttttcctcaccCCACCTCCCCCTGGCAGACCTCAGGCCCCCAGCCTGTCAGGGGCCCATGCCAGGGGCAtgtcccctgggctgtgcagcccaTGTTGAGCTGGGGGTGTGGGGACTCTTGGGGTGCCGAGGCCGGGCCGAGGAGCAGCTGGACCCCTCCTGCCACCCCCTCCTCACCCGCCCGCCCGCCAGCTGCTCGTTGGCAGAGGGGGCGGCTGATTACAAGCCGGGTGAGAAAGGAGAGTCTTCAGcgggttttctttttctttctttccccttttcaaaTCACTGACAGCTTTTATTTAACCCTGCAACCACCTTGATtatcatcctcctcctccctgccccagctaTTCTCTTCTTCTCACCCTGATTgtcctcttcttcttccctgACCCAGTGATTTTCCTCCCTGCCTCAACTATTCTCCTCTGTCATGGCCTGCTGGTGTGGCTTGTTTGCACATCCTCCAGCAGGGTCCTTGTCCCTCTGGGACTCTCTGTAGCCAGAGCTGGCCCCACACCAAGAATGAGCTCTATGGACACATCAATCATGACCTTACAAAAGCCTGACTTCCTTCAGCCCTGGGGATGGACCAATGTGATTTAAGAATCATTTATTTCCCAGAGTAATGCTGGCACCAGGCAAGATCCACAACAGACATGAGCCAACACTGACCCTCTCCCCGTTGCTGGGCAGCTGGACCACCTGGAGAGCTACCTCCATGCTGCCAGGATGCTGCACAAGAAACATAGGCAGTAATCACACATCAGGAGTTTTTGGGttcattttcctgggaaagtctGCAGGATCTGGCAATGCAGAGGCCCAGTTTACCCAGAAACACCACAGTGGCAGGAACATGACCCCAGCAGAAGCTTCACCTGTCCCATCCCAATGCCTTCCACCCTGAATTTCAGCAGTCCctcctccagctgaggaggaaCTACATTTCCtatcccagtgctgcagggacacacagggacgCAGGCGGGCTTCCAGGGCACTTGGAGTTTGGAGTTCTCACTCATGGGCAGGTGAAACACTGAGGCCTGCAGatcaaaactaaattaaataaaaacaagctgGGCTGTTTttagcagcagagcagaggcgGCTCATATCACTCCTGCTTTTTCAGCAACAAAGCAGACAGGAGCCCTCCCCGCTGCTCTGCCCCTTGCTCTACCAACCACAAGCCCATCCACCAACCTTCAGCTCAGCTCGTTATTTTAGGTTACTGCAACACACACCAGAGATGGGTATCTCCAGGATTTGCAGGGCTCTTTGGATAAATCCAGCTGGCCCTCCAACACTTCATGCAGACAAAGAGAACTCACAGGATCTTAGTGCAAAGAGACATTCATTAACTTCCTGTGAGGTCTCCAACCAGTCTAAATCCTCAGGGATCCAGTCTGGCCTTCAAGCCATCCCAAGTTGACTTTCCAAAGCCCCTCCTAAGGTTCCAAAAGAGTGGATCTGGGACCTACCCTCTCCCTACAATCTACTCTAGGCTGCTACAACATCCAATTACACAGGCATAGAAGTGGCACCCCTCTGCCCATACAGAATGTGGGAATCTTGGctttttaaggaataaaaatgcaCACCTGAATGAAGAGCAGGACTAGCTCTTGAGCCAAATGCTGCTTTACACTCAAGATTATCCTGTAAGAGAGACACGGATGTTccaccctgccaggagcagctctgtgtccctgaaGCCAGAAAAGCCCAGGTATCCAGCAGCCAAAGCCCATGTCTGGGGACCAGGTCGGCGGGATCACGCAGAAATGGCTGGACGCTCACTGTCAATGCCTCATTAGGGACAGCTACAATACTTGATTTCTTCCCAATTCCTCCAGGGtttttcccaaaacaaaatGGAGGGAAACCAGAGCCTGGGGGTGCTAATTTATGTCTGTACAAATTAAGCTGGAAGCCAGGCTAGTGAACTGGCCTCTGCTTCTATGCTTCTTCCCAGAGACACCCAGCATCTGacagggctgctgcagtgctcagcactggcagGTGGGCTCAGGAGAGGACAATGTCCCCaagaaggagcagggagttgcagctgggaatgctgtcCTGTGCAGCCTGGGACAAAGGGATGAGGCTGCATAAAGACTTGAGAAATGGGCAGAGGCAATGAGGTGGGGAGCCATGACAACGGAAATGGATAAGGGGATCATCTGCAGGGGCTGATAGATCAGCCTTTTGATCATACCAAAGGAGATTAGGAAGCAGGCAGAGGCCAGGCAAGAACAGTGCAGCAAAGTGCACAAGAGGCTGGTGACACAAGTGAGTTTGGAATTATCCCCGTGGAGAGAAACACtgcaatgaaaagaaacaacCTGGAGAGactggagagcagagccccaAGGCAAAGGTGTGGAAGAGAACAAATTAGCAAAGGCTCAACAACATGGCAAAACAACAGAAAGGCTCAACAGGCAGCGTTGCACTGCCACTGAGGAGGGAGCCTCTGGCTGGCTGTGCCACCAAGCCAACAGATGGAGCAGCAAGGGCAAGGTGGAGCTTGCAAGGCAGAG includes the following:
- the TEX264 gene encoding testis-expressed protein 264; translated protein: MTDWVLLGLIAVLVVLLLLTIFGFVVYSGLFTEVVVSAGSPPVGNMTLAYKFRVGPYGESGQLFTDGCSISSKLCSIGVYYDNPHTVSPEKCRFAVGRILSEGDAKPSEEQIKRFQKYGFKIFSFPAPSHVVMATFPFTTPLSIHLAVNRVHPALDTYIKERKLCAHPRIEIYKQDRIYFVCPLARQGDFYVPEMKELERKSRAAAAVAEDAQTDITGGDTMSETSSISMEATTDSRDTSVATSILLPFPGSRGREEADNRSEHSYSESGASGSSFEELDLEVAGDGEGAPGLLPDAGYTGNQEVTDKWTKEPIAAERGEE